GTGGGCACCCAGCAGGGCCGGCCCGTGACCCAGAACACCTCGGTGCGATTGCCTTCGGGGTCGAAGAAGTAGCAGCCGATGGCGCTGGCATGGTTGACGACGCCTTCGATGAGGTAACCCTCGGCCACCAGACGCCGGCGAAAGCTCCGCAGGTCGTCGAGAGTGGCCACGCGCATGGAGATCTGCTGGATGAGATGGGGATCCGTACCGTCGGGCCGCCCGCGCATGAGCGCGATCTCGTGGTCCACCGCTTCCGGATCCGCGCTGAGAAAAACGGCGCCCGCGCGCCAGTTCTGCTTGGTCACCTGCATGCCCATGACATCCCGGTAGAACGCGACCATCCGGTCGAGGTCGCGCACGTAGATTCCGACGTGTCCGAGCCCCATCACCCTTGCCATGTCTGCCCCCTTGTGCGCCCGTAGCCTACCCGAGCGCGTAGAAGCCCTTGGCGCCGCCAGCCAGGATCTCTGCCCATAGGAAACCCAACGCCAGGTCGCATCACGCGGCCCCATACAGCGGGCATCCAGGCCCCGCTGAAAGACCCCAGCGTCGTCGACCGCCGGCCCCGGAGCCGAGACCGCCCGGCTTTGATCCGGCTCCTGCGGCGATACTGCCCCGGGACAGGGGCGTCGTCAAGGGCCGCGGGAGCACCGCGCCGCACCGGGTCCTCTTTTCTTCCGGCGGCGGCCATGCTATAGGTTCCGCGCGCTCCACCGTCCACCGCACAAGCGGCCGTCCATCTCACAGGAGGGCAGCATGATCGGCGCTTCCCACTACCGCATCGGCGGCGATCGGCTCGCCGCGGGAGCTGGATGCTTCGTGGCCGATGTCCGCGTGCCCAGCATGCTCCACGCGGCGGTGCTCCGCTCGCGCCACGCCCACGCCCGGCTGGTCGGGATAGACGCCAAGCGGGCGCTCGAGCTGCCGGGCGTGCGCGCCGTGCTGACGGCCGCTGACGTGCCCGAGGCCGCCGTCATCCCGAACCGCGTGGGAGCGCCGCCCGGAACCGAGCGCTATCTCCAGCCCGCGATCGCCCGTTCCGTCGTCCGGTACGTGGGCGAGCCGGTGGCCCTGGTCGTGGCCGATGACCGCTACGTCGCGGAGGACGCGCTCGAGCTGATCGACGTCGTCTACGATCCCCTGCCCGTCTGCGCAACCGTGGCGGGGGCGCTCGCGCCCGGCGCGCCGCTCCTCTTCCCCCGCACCGAGTCCAACAATGTCGCCGTGATCGCGATGCGGGTCGGCGACGTCGACGCGGCGCTCGCCGCGGCGGCCGTGGTCATTCGCGAGCGGTTCGTCTATCCGCGGCAGACCGCGGCGGCCCTCGAGACGCGGGGGCTCGTCGCCGTGCCGCCGGATCCCGCCGGCGGAGAGCTCCACCTCATCGGATCGACCAAGTGCATCCACATCAACCGGAGCATCCTGGCTCCGATCTTCGGGATCCCGCTCGGCGCCCTTCGCCTGACCGAGGTGGACGTGGGAGGCGGATTCGGCGTGCGCGGCGAGCTCTACCCCGAGGACATCCTGGTGCCGCTCGCGGCCATGAAGCTCGGCCGCCCGGTCCGGTGGATCGAGGAGCGCCGCGAGAGCCTGATGGCGACGAACCACGCGCGCCAGGTCGAGTACCAGGTCGAGATGGGCTTCGACGGAGCCGGGCGCATCCTCGGCCTGCGGGCCCTGATCTTTGCCGACATCGGCGCGTACGTGAGGACGGCGGCCCTGGTGCCCGCTGAATTCGGCGCGGCGCTCCTCCCGGGTCCGTATCGCGTGCCCAGCTATGCCTGCGATCTTTGGTCGGTCGTCACCAACAAGACGCCCGCGGGGACGCTTCGCTCCCCCGGGCGCCCCGAGTGCAACTTCGCCCGCGAACGCCTGATGGACCTCGGGGCCGCCCGGCTCGGTCTCGATCCGGCCGAGATCAGGCGGCGCAACCTGATCCGCGCCGACGAGATGCCCTACGATTGCGGCACCAAGTCATTCGGCGCGAACACCGTCTACGACTC
The sequence above is drawn from the Candidatus Methylomirabilota bacterium genome and encodes:
- a CDS encoding VOC family protein, with the protein product MARVMGLGHVGIYVRDLDRMVAFYRDVMGMQVTKQNWRAGAVFLSADPEAVDHEIALMRGRPDGTDPHLIQQISMRVATLDDLRSFRRRLVAEGYLIEGVVNHASAIGCYFFDPEGNRTEVFWVTGRPCWVPTVKPIDIEQSDDAVLAEVDRLWNQLRDVPVGGRTSEETATLDVARKT
- a CDS encoding xanthine dehydrogenase family protein molybdopterin-binding subunit, which encodes MIGASHYRIGGDRLAAGAGCFVADVRVPSMLHAAVLRSRHAHARLVGIDAKRALELPGVRAVLTAADVPEAAVIPNRVGAPPGTERYLQPAIARSVVRYVGEPVALVVADDRYVAEDALELIDVVYDPLPVCATVAGALAPGAPLLFPRTESNNVAVIAMRVGDVDAALAAAAVVIRERFVYPRQTAAALETRGLVAVPPDPAGGELHLIGSTKCIHINRSILAPIFGIPLGALRLTEVDVGGGFGVRGELYPEDILVPLAAMKLGRPVRWIEERRESLMATNHARQVEYQVEMGFDGAGRILGLRALIFADIGAYVRTAALVPAEFGAALLPGPYRVPSYACDLWSVVTNKTPAGTLRSPGRPECNFARERLMDLGAARLGLDPAEIRRRNLIRADEMPYDCGTKSFGANTVYDSGDYPALFDELLRRLDYDRAREEQAARNARPGPRRGIGLSVYVEKTGLGPFETAHLEARADGRFTVDTGASSMGPGLETVLAQILGETLGVTADRFEVRHADTSNIESGVGTYGSRGTVTAGNAVAMAAVKLVDEATSRAAAKWGVPEAEVGYAAGTLEAPGRRVTLAELAAERRLAVGASFNVPKITYAGCAVGVIADVDVETGAVRLTRVVIGADVGRAVNPALVDAQLVGGVAFGIGNTLHETLEYDAGGQLLSGTLMDYALPYAQDVPPVEGFYQEVRATTNPLGLRGLGECGNPGLGGAIANAVSDALRDLGVGITVLPLTPALVFAAIRDTVRP